CTAGAATAGGTGCTTGTTCTTGTCTGCCATCCACTTTGTTCGAGTCCAAGCAAGCAAACTAGCAAACCAAGAACAAGAAATTTACCCAGCAAGCTCCAAGTTCTAACCAAGAAGAGTCCTTCACATTCTACATGGAGGGAAGGGAAGGCATTGCAGTGGCAGGAGGCCATGAATCCGGTCATGGTCTCTTAAGAGCAGACATAACCATGGCAGAGGCGCAAGAAGCAGCAGCAAAGGGGTATCAGTCCTCTCCCTCGCCGTCGACATCCCCCACGCCGTCTCCGCCCCCGGCGGAAGCTGGCCACGGAGGGGATGGCACTGCAACTCCACTTGCGTGGAGTCTGGGCGGGGACAAGCCGAGCGAGGCCGCAGGGGACAACGGCATGCAGACGGCTGGGCAGAGTGAGCATGCCAACTTGAGCTCCGGACGGCGCAGGGGCCGCCCGCGCGGCTCCGGCAGGCGCCAGATCCTAGCCACTCTAGGTCAGTATGCACCGTCTGCAATGCAAAGCTTCCTCTTCCTTCTTGAGCAACCaggattccccccccccccccccccccccatttttGCTTTATAATTTTCTGCTAGGTCTGCTTCCCTCGTTGATCTCTGTTACATTGCTTGGATGGGGTCCAGTTTGGCTGCTGTGTATGCGCTTTTCACACTGAACTAGTCACTATCCGTTTATTCCGTACCAGTTACCACGGTTATGCTGTTCGTTGTCCCATTCATCTTCAGCGTCAATAATTGAAGCGATTGTTATGTTTTATCCCCTTTCTTCCTATCAATCTTGCGCGCGCATTCTTTCTTGGGGAGATTTTTACTGGGTGGATTACCTAATCCTTTCGCATGGCCTAGTTAGATTTCTTACAGATTAGCCGTGATTAAGGTCTATTTTTCATCATCTAGTAGTTTAGTTAAAAATCGTTCTTTCTCTGTCTGACTGGTTTCTTCAAATGCAAAAGGGGAATGGTATGCGCTGTCAGCTGGAGGGAGTTTCACACCTCATGTCATCATCGTGGGTACTGGGGAGGTAAGACTTATCATCACAGCATCACGTTTCTTTGCAGCTATTTTGGCATTGTTTGACTAGTGTGCAGTGCTGGTCTTGAGGGTGTCACTGAGCTTTCTTGCCCAATTCGTTGGTAGGATGTGGCGGCGCGCATAATGTCATTTTCTCAGAAGGGTCCACGCTCGATCTGCATCCTCTCTGCCAATGGGACAATCTCTAATGTAACATTGAGGCAGCCGGATTCATCTGGTAGCACCTTCACCTATGAGGTAAGGACTCTTTGCATCTTATCATTCTTCTTGTAATGTTCTGAGCTAGGACTTAGGACCTACTAGCTGTTGTGAATTTCTGAGAACTTGGAAGCCCTGATCACCGCAAAAAATTGGTCTGTTTAGTATTAGTAAATATTGCTTATACTCACATCAATTACAATGATTTCCTTTGCAATATAGTGTGTTGCAATGTTATGAAAAAAATCTCAACCACCCAAGCTGAAAGATTCAGCCATGCAAGTCACATTGTTTGAATTGATTGCTGATACCTCATGAAACAGACACACTGTATTCAGCAGCTGGTAGGCCTTTGTGTCGGAAAAGTCCTCCCCTTCCACTTTTTTCTGTCTCTTCCATTTTGTTCCACGGCCATTTTATAGGTTTGTTTACCCCCAGCATTCCTAAATTGTAAGTTGGAGTCTGTTAAAATACACATAAACTTGTCAAAGTTTTATAATTGGCCATGGGACTTCTGAAATCTCCCATTCTTTAACTTGATTGCTAATACCTCATGGAACAGACACACGGTGTATTCAGCAGCTGGTAGTCCTTTTGTGTTGGGAAAGTCCTCCCCTTCCACTTTTTTTCTGTctcttccatttttttttcccACGGACAGGTTTGATTTACTCCCAGCATTCCTATATTGTAAGTTAGACTCTGTTAAAATACACAGAAACTTGTCAATGTTTTATAAATGGCCATGGGACTTCTTAAATCTCTCGTCTCCATGAGAGATGGCACAGTAGGATGGCAAAGTTTTCATGCACCACGGCTGTCTGTGTTTATGCTGGCCATGATTAAACGAACTGAGTGTATCTGATCATCAGGGCCGTTTTGAGATTCTGCAATTGATGGGCTCTTTCACAATGGCTGAGGAAGGTAGGAGGAGAACCGGTGGGCTCAGTGTCTCTCTTGCTGGCCCCGATGGCCGTGTGGTTGGCGGTGTAGTGGCTGGGATGCTGCGTGCTGCGAGTCCGATACAGGTAAAACCCCTCTGCAAAACCTGTACCAAATTACCAATGATGTCATACTTAATAAGACAGGAAATACTGATATTGTTGATTCAATTAATCTGTAACGAGTTGTGTACTTGATGACAAAGACATAAAGATTGTATCTATTTTGTTAAATTTAGTAACTATATTACATTAACCATTTGGGCAGGTGGTTGTTGGGAGCTTCCTGCCCAATAGTCTGAAGCAGCATCAGAGGAGGATGAACTTGCAGCAACAAGCGTCTGTTCCGGCACTCCCTGCACCTGTGGCTCCCCCTCCTGTGCTCACAGCGGCAATGCCAATCTCTCAGGCGGCTCCAGGCAACGGGTTCCATGCACCGCCGGCCTCTGCCGTGCCCCCACAACCCCATGCCAATGCGGAGCACGGCGCCATGTACTTGAACACGACGGGCTTCACCATGGTTGGCTGGGCAGCAAGCTCACAGCCCGTGGCGCACAGGGCTTCACCTTCACCTGACATCAACGTCAGCTTGACTCCCAAGGAGTAGAAGAATTGGCCATGGCGGTTGTCATTTTTTTTGGTCGCCTCATTGTTGTCTGACACATTTTGTAGGGCATGGCAATTGCTGCCCATGCGTGACACTAGCCGATCGGCTAAGTGCGATTGGGCGGGGAGAAACTAAGCTAGAATGATGAAGTAAGGTTGATTTAGCCAAGATGAGTAGAATGTGGTAGATGCTCTAATGAACTAATCTGCGTCTGTTTAGAGAGGAGATGCCAATTTGTTGGGTTAATGCTGTTTGTTTTTGGTCATGACTCAGGCAGTTAATTTAGCTCTAGTCCTTTTTTTTAATAACAGTCTTAATTTAGCTCTAGTCCTTTCATCAGTCTTCCTTGCAGGCAAGCTGTTCATGCTGTGTTGTGCTACTGCTATGTAGCGTGTTCTGTTGTTGGTGACTCTAATAGAGGAATCAGGAATGTTATCCATTGGTAATCTTTACTTCATAGTGCATTCTAGCACGGTAAAGCATCTGTGAACGGTGAACTGTGGAGTTTTGTTTTGGATGGTCATGGCGTGCTGCCGCTGTGGGCTGTGGCACTGGCGCAGCACGTACCTCTAATCTGATGACGTGGACGCTATCCATGCTGCTGACGTGGATGCGATCGGAGTGCTTGTATGTACGTACTGTCTACGGTAGAAGAAGGGAAGGCTACAAGTACAAGTGCCGCACCAAATGGCCAATCAGTTGTCGCCACACCAGGAGCATCTGCACGTCACGCGGGGCGAATGGATATTTCGAGCGGAGCGGTGGTGGCTCTAGATGTCGCTCTGTGTTTCTGCCACCTTCGCTCGCCTTCCAGACTCCTCCCCGCTCCTCCACCGCTCCCCTCGCTCCTCCCACGCCCGCCTCCGGCTCCACTATAAATCTCTCTCGCCGCAATCGTCCCAATTCATTCATTCAAGCCGAGAGCAACGCCCCCAATTCATCGATCAAACGACGACAGCTCGAATCGACCATGGCGTACATGCGCGTGACGCACCGCGACGAGGAGGGCAAGAAGGTGACGGAGAAGCTGCCCGTCCCGGAGACGCGCCGCCCGGACACCGCCAAGTACTTCGAGCGCAAGCTCGAGGAGCAGGGCTTCCACCGCTTCGAGCGCCACCCGGCCAACGCGCCCCGCGGCGTCGGCATCGGCACCCCGCCGCCCAAgtccggccgcggcggcaagTACACCTGGGAGGGCCCCGGCGGCCTCGTCGAGGACGAGCTCgacccggcgccgcccgccatcGACCCCAACGACCCCAACTACGAGGACGACGATGGAGCCCAGGACGAGGTGGCCAAGGAGGTGGTCGTCGGGGAGGTGGAGGTCGCCAAGGTGGCCGAGGAGAGGGACGGCGTCGCCAGGGTCGAcgtcgcgccgcccctgctccaggAACAGCACACTCAGTAGCTCCAGTTCTACTACTACAAAGGCTCTTCTGAGAGCTCACCTGTAGCAACTCATCCTCATCCTTGTTGCTGTGTTCACTGTTGAGCTTTGGATGTGAACTGTGTTTTATTTGGTGCACTAATCAATCAATAATCGAATGTGAGAATTAAACTCTGACTAACTTTCAAGTCCAATCGTGATTACTTGTAAATCCGATCTCTGTGGCGTGATTTGTGACCTTTCTCAAATTCTTGAGCTCTCAACTCTCCTTGATCAGAAATGGCGGTCTCTTCTTGTTCTGAAGCAGAGAcggtgatcttttttttttcgagaGGGAGAAGAGACGTGCAGATTCAGTTTGGGCCGGCCTACTCAGCCCAGCCCACCCTGACCGTGCGCGACGCGCAGGCAAAAACGCACTTGGCCCATTACCTTACAAGTCCAAGGAAAGGCCCATATCTTCTTTCAATTGGGCCGCAACCAAGCAAAAGCCCATAGCTGGTTGCAGCGTGAACTGCTTACTGGGCCACAAATCCAGCCCATGACTagataaaaaaaaaagtaaaatgcactggaggtccttaaactagtgaaGGTGTGTCAAGTAGATCCACGAACTGTGAAAATGCAGATTCGGTCCCCTAATCTAATTAAGTGTGTCACTGGAGGTCCAAAACCCCTTTGACCGGGTCTGACCGCCTACGTGGTCTGCCACGTCGGTCCTACTTGGACCAGTTGGcgagggcggagctcggcccggcggcggcctctctctccctcttgctCCCACCTCTCCCCCTCCCGGCCACAACGGcaccggcggccggatccgcgcaggtccagcggcgacggcggcgctccgagCTCGGGCTCGTGGCCATGGCGCCCGTGCGCACCCCGCGgggctccctccccctccctcgcccgAGGTGCATGGCTGCGCGTAGGAAGGTGCATGGACGCCGGaccagagagagaggaggggcggATTTCGGCGGGCCCCGTCGGCACCGGAGCtcgaagcgccgccgccgtcgccgtcgcgtccAGCAGGCCACCCTGCCACGCTGGCCGGCCCGCCCCACCTCCGTCGCGTCCAGCAGGCCACCCTGCCGCGCATGCCAACCCGCCCCACCTCCGTCGCGTCCAGCAGGCcaccccgccgcgccggccggccccgccgAGCAGTCCGCCGCACCGCGCAGGCCGAACCtgccgaggagggaggaggcaggCCGGAGCTACTGCCGGGCCTCCCGCGCGCCGTCGTCGCGGAGCGCCATCGCCAgtctccgccatggccgccgccgaggaggtaggAGCGCTGGATCCCGCCGGGTCCCGTCCGTGCCGCCGGCCTCGTCGCAcctccctcccctgcgccggggcatgagcggcggccggaggcagggccgcgcgcgtgcccctcctccctccctaccTCGACGCGggagcgggcgcggcgcggcggcctcggcgcctccccgcgccggccatcctcctccccggcggccaTCCCCACCAACGCGGGcttccccgagctccgcccgccgtgggccgtggccatggcgacgcggcggcggagtccCGCATGGCGGCCGGATCCTGCGGCAGACGCGGAGGTGGAGCCGCGCGCACGCctcccgcggctcgccggcggagcTCACCGGGGCACCAACACTCGGCGCGGCGTGGCCCTGCCCCCTGCGCCGGGGTTCCCGCCTGGTCGAGCTCGGTGCAGCGCGTCCACCACGTGTGTGGGGCCGGAGCCGCGGGGTGCCATGGCCACGGGCCCGAACTCGGAGCGCCGCCGTCACCGCTGGACctgcgcggatccggccgccggcgccgtcgtggccgggagggggagaggtgggagcaagagggagagagaggccgccgccgggccgagCTCCGTCCTCGCCAACTGGTCCAGGTAGGACCGACGTGGCAGGCCACGTAGGCGGTCAGACCCGGTCAAAGGGGTTTTGGACCTTCAGGGACATACTTAATTAGATTAGGGGGCCGAATCTGCATTTtcggagttcgtggacctacttTGACACACCCTCACTAGTTCAAGaacccagtgcattttactcataaAAAAATTCCAGCCCATGACTACCTccaccggcccggcccggccctgtCGGTGAGGCTTTTGCTAGGTTTTGGCACAACCGCCGCACAAACGCTCGCGTCTCCTCCCCTCCCGGCGGCTGCCGTTTCCGCTCGACTCGCCGGAGCGGACCACCCGTCGAAGCCTAGATGGCGAAGGGCGACGACGCGCTGGCGCGGAAGCGCAACCGGGTGCGCCGCAAGCGCCTGCGCAGCAGCGAGAACGCCGTCTCCGCGCGGGTCGCGGCAATCATCGCCTCCAAGCGCCGCCGCAAGTCCGGCAAGCGCCGCGGCTGCGAGGGCATGTGCTTCTCGCTCCCCACGCCCGAAGACCCCTTCAACGAGCGCCACGGGAAGAAGCGCAAGGACGAGGAGCCGACCGACGACACACCTGACGCCGCCGTCGTGGCCAAAGATGACGGCCCCAAGAAGAAGGACGCGAACACTAAAAAGCAGCCGCCGGCGAAGGCCAAGTCGAAGGCCATGCGCGAGCGAGCGACGGAACCGGAAGAGGGCCGTGTGGACTTCGACCGGCCGTCCAAGTTCCTGGTAGTCTGCCTTAACGCCATCCGGGATACTGTAGCgcccgaggacggcggcggcagcatccATGGCGCCGGCGACTGGGGCGTGGAGCTCTGGAGGTGCTtctccgcgccggcgccgtcagACGTTCTCGATACTAGCGGCTCGTGCGCCACGGTGGAGCAGACAGCGTGGCTCGTCTCCACCGCCTGCGACATCGTCGTCAGGAAGGAGAGGCTTGGGATGGTCGTCTCCTGCCCCTTCCTGCTGTACCTCGTCCCGTCCCAGGAAAAGGCCGCGCGAGTTAGTACTGCCATTTTGCTAGTCCTGTTATGCTGTTCGTGTATTAGTCAAAGTGATCAAAATGGGAATGattttgttatatatttgaTGTTTTTTTGGTCAGGTGCGATCGATATGCAAACCCCTGAAGCCTCTTGGGATTCATTCAGTGAGCTTGCATCCTGGTGCTTCCATTGAACACCAGATCTCTGGGTATGTTTTGTTCTAGACTATTGTCATGTCATCCTGTGTTGATTGCAAATGTGAAATGTGTTAGCTGTCAGCCTAGTTGCGTAGGGTGTATAAATACCAAATGTGTAACATACATTTTGTTTGGACTACTCTACCAGACTAAAAACTTGTGAGCCGGAGTTTCTTATAGCTACCCCTGAGAGGCTTCTTGAACTTGTGTCTTTAAAGGCGATTGACATATCAAGTGTATCAATGATGGTAAGTAAATATTGCACATCACTAACTATGAATTTTGCAATAAGATAAGCGACTCTTTTATCTTGGCTCGTagtatgcatgctagttattcTGTTTCCTGTATTGCTTTTTTCTCCATATAGTTAGCTATCTTACTACATAGTTTCATTTAAAAATTGACTTCAATTGACAGGTCATTGATGGATTGAAATATTTCCTGGACCTCGGTGTCAGTGACAAAATATTTTCTATTAGAGACGCCATATCAAGCAATTTTCAGATCACAGTCTTCACTGACCCATCTGACAAAAGCGTTGCAACTATGGCTAAAAATCTACTCCGCGGAAGAATTACAAAACTCTTTATCAACAATTCTGTTTCTTCACGAAGTGCTTTTGTAACGCAGCAAGTACACTTCTGTCCATCGGTGGAGCTGAAAACATCGAAGGTAACTGCATCTCTTATCTGTCATGTGCCTATCTTATGTTCCCTTTCATGGGTGTGTGCAACTTATTCAGGAGGGCATTAATGCATAGCTAGTGAGCTACTGTGATTTTCTTCAGAACCTCCAGTCATAGTTGTAACACAATGTGTTTCCTACATATTGGAGATTGTTCTTTTTAGGATGTCATACTCATACCTCAGACAGTAGGTGTGGTCTGACACTGATACCTGAACAAGCATCTGGACCCTGGATGCTAGTTAGTAATTAGTAATTGAATCTAATAGGTCTCATGTCTGTATTCAATTCATGGCTGATGGTTTATTGAGCAGGAGCTGTTCGAAATGTTTTGATGATTCTGGTGTGTTGCCAGTTGCCACTTTGATGTTCTGATGAACACTTCGTATTTTCAGGTCAAGGAAATCCTTGAGCAGATTTTGCAGAGACACGCTAAAAAGTCATCAAAGGTTCTGCTAGTAGCTGCAAGCAAGAAAAATGCACAGCACCTATCATCATCACTTAAACTGGAAAATTGCACAGTGACTGATGACTCACATGGCAACTCTTTTACCATATGCAGCAGGTGCAGTGAACCTAACAATATTGTAGTTTTTGGCCAATTTCTAATATCTTCGTGCAAACCAAACCATGTGCGGCATGCATAGTTACTTTGCTACTTTTAACAAACATATTGCAAATAAGAATTTAAGTTTCAGTCTTAGAAAAATTTAATCCGGACAATCTTTTGACAGAGACTCTTGAGAGTACCCAGGAACTTCTGTGCCTAAGTTTGGTCTTAAATGTATCTGTGTCTGTGCAGTGTGGGACTAATGAATGTACATGTTAAAGACCGGGAGAACATGGCGATGACAGATGTAGAGGAATTTGAGACTGTGTTGTTGGTTGATTTGCCTCCTTCAGTCGATGAATACATTGAGATCCTCACTGGGGTTGCTCCTCAGACGATTGGAGGGGAGGTCCATAGTATCTTCTGTAGCACTGATGCTCCAGCTGCGAAACCTTTGGCTGAGCTTCTTGCAAACTGCAGGCAGGTGGTGCCTGAATTTCTCAAAAAAATGGAGTCTTCATAGCAGACTCGATTACCCTATCAGAGTAGCCAGATTATATCGTGGTGATTTGGGTTAGTTGCTGCCATTTGTGGCGCTTCTTTTCACCAATCAATTTTGAAATTTCTGGATGTAGTTCTCATTTGTAATTGTAAGCACTACAATGATATTCAGGCCTCTGCCTTGATGTACTACACTACTACTAGCTCTTGTGAAATGTGAATGCCTTGAAGCCCATTTTCTGGAAGGAGCGGCTCAGTTGTGGTTGCCGGCCTCTATTATTATGAATTTTGTCAGAGGAGCTGTGCCGGTCACCTCCATTTGCTCCCTTTCTCTTTTCAAAGGGATAGGTCTCTAGATCTTTAAAGCGCATCGAAATGTCAAAGACATGGGCTTCTTTTAATCAAACACCTTTTTCATCTTTACCGTACTCATCAGCTTGCTGTCAGCTCAATGGGTTCTTCAGCTGACTGCTGCTGAGTTGGTGGCAACAACCAAAGGGTCCGGGAGCTGTGTGCACCGTCCATCAACTTTTGCCTTGTCGCATTGGTCCTAGCATTCGCACCACGAAAGCTGTGCGAACGGAGCGCTATGGCTGGATGCTGATCGTCTCATCGGCAGTGGAAGATCTTGGTGACTCGGCTGGGGACCATGAGCAGCAGATTGTCGGTCCTGCAAGGAAACAAAGTCACTATGCACGAGTTGGCGTCATATGCGACTAGTTATGATATCTGCTTTCTTTGATTCCTGTGAAACCATAGCAGGTCACTTCTTCATCgtatttttcttttgtaaatGCTCGATGAAATGTTCGTTCTGATCTTGATGAGCTGCAACTGCAAGCTTTCAGCGGAAGCCTGTCGTGGCGACCAAATGCTGAAGCGAAATGTCGTTCCTTGTGATCTTTTAGCCACGAACATGAATGCACTCTTGCAGCTGAAGCATGTCGTGGCTAAATATTTTCCAATGGACGGCTTGGCTCCATTGAAGCAGTTCAGCCTTCAGCAGCACACTAACCTTTATTTGCTCTTCCTTTTCAGATCACAAGCATCTCGGTGATCTTGGCCGCCGCCAATGAAACTCTTTGTCAAATGCGAGCACATCTTGGACCTTTTAGCGGGGCACATTCTTGATCGAGCACACCTCCCTGTAAATTACAAGCAAGTCTTCAGCATCAGGTTACTTTGAGGTACGGAAGAGGAGCACAGCATGCATATCTTTGCAAGGCTGCCATGTCCATCCAAGCTCGTCAGAGAGAATCTGCCGAGTAATCATGTTCAGGCATGCCGCATGCATATGCTCGGTTACTTTTCCATGACTTAAATAATAGTTATGGTGCTAAGCATAAAACATGTAGTTAATTTTTTCCATGAGAAGTTTGCAGCCACTCCTTTTTCCGGCAATTTGGAGGCGTGCCGGCATTTCTTAATACACGTCTATACAAAAAGTGAACTCGTAGATACGCCATCGCTCGACTTCTGACGGCTTCAAGTGCCACTATATTCATGCTTTTGCTTGTGTTAAACATTACCAGAGTACTAGTTGTGTCCATCCAGTGTCCTAGGGCATCAACACGTCGTCCCAAATATTCCGGCAGCAGTTTCGGTAATCCTCAAAGAAAGCGAGGATCGGAGCACTCATCACGCCAATCGCATTACAGCCACGAGGATAAACGATTGCGTCTCTGTCAGCAATCAGCAGCATGCAAGTAAGCACATTATTTGCCCACTCGCTTTGTAGCATCGTATGTGCGCCCATCCATTGGCGACACAGATCGAGATCATGGAGGAGGACTTGAGATCTTTCTGAAAAGGATGGCATGGAGCTTCACTGTCATCAACTCGCCATCTATCGCCATTGTGCTATCTAGTAGGGAAAAAAAGGCAAGGGCCCCTAGCTAGCTTGCTGGCTGCTGCACGCGCGCCTTCTTCTTTACACATCACTCGCCGCAATTGCCGCTTGGTCGGAGTGTGCTCTGATCGATTGTCCTCTGATCTTTGCTAAACTGCAGGTAGGCAACTGCTCGTGTccactgtaacgaacatggcaccatttatgccatttcgaatgattttggtgatcgtatgacaacacaatcaatgagactaatagTTTTATTAAGTGGATATTTCTAGATatcagggatgaagtaaaaaggccacgCAAAGCAATACACGaaaaaagaactcaaagaaatgctgaattggatgagttctgcagaaaataggagcaccggaagaaccgatgcatgcagcatcggtgcatccaatggttgtcggaagttccgacgccctggcatcggtgcaaatCTGAGCACCAAATAGAGATCAAGCGAAGACCAAGTCAAGATagccaagtcaccggttgaaccgacggcgtcaagcaaggcatcggtgcatttgatgtactatgttccagaaaCGATTTCAAGCacgcaggagccaagtcttcagcaccggttgaaccggtggtccaTCGGAGtagagcaccggtgtaatgacgtcagcagaagagagaaGTCCAATGGCTAGTCCAGTTGCTgttgtgaccggttgaaccgacgcccatagcatcggttcatccgatggtctctggagtcgctgcaactgtgtcagcaagacaacggctacttcagttgctgGGAGTGACCGGAAGTTTCGACGCCTcttcaccggaagttccgatgacTACGCAGAATtctgccaacggctagttcgacttggagggctatatatatgtgctcccccggccatttgaagattgctgcagttgctagaagtcatacacacacccaagaacacctccaagccatacaagagctcattgatcatatccttaggttttagtactagctttgtaaagtgtgagtgctagattagctcttgagtgagtgaacaagcaaagttgagatccttgtggctggttctagagtgaaccacacttgtattatggtgcgccggcccctttgagcaattggtggctcgccgacaagtcaacgaccctccggcttggtgtggagcggcgtcgatgacattgtgcggggaacggagacccctccttcatgggcaatctctcttagtgaagatcaggatcaaggtgaccgtgattgtgttcacggaagagacttgattgccgggaagcgatactcttcgtgagtgcttcaacaacgtggacgtaggggcgcctttgtggcaatccgaaccacgggataaatcctggtgtcgagagttcgctttctcTTATCCCTCCAtttaagcttccgtatttcatattgcaacttgtgtgtctttactttcttagtgtagtatcttgctagaatTGGCTATATATTGCAAaaatcttttgggatgagggtttcacactaaggtgaaccgtagttgcacatctagatagcttgatctagtttaagttttgtgcaaactagttggagccatatgttaaggttttaataatgcctaattcaccccctctcccttttaggctagagcacccggtCGCTTTCATCCACAGATGAATTCCTACTTCTTGCCTAGCTAGCTTCAGGGTTTAGTATTGTCCACGTGGAATGCATTTGGGGCTGCATTTGTGCTTGAGCGGCGGATCACTTCAAATGAAATACGTATACGATATGTTAATTTACATTCTTGGCTAGTAGGAACCTAGGGGCCGCCGGGCCTTCTAATTGAAGAAAGAATTTAAGACTCTGCAACTTTACAAAGAGTACTAGTAGTTGTGATCACCGGTAGTAAAAAGTTGTAAATCTCTTGAGTATCTAGGTAGGGCATGCGTGTATACAATGTCGAGCATCAATTTTGAAGTGCGAATGTTAATTAGTTCTGCATGCTCACCTTTGTTTGGCGTATAAAACTCACTATATATAGTAGAAGAACCAAGTATATTCTGAGCTCTAACTTTCCTAGCGCCATTTTCAAAGATGTATTGTAGCCCACATCTTACAAATTTTGGTTCAAATTAATACAGTCATGAAATAAAACATAGACCTTAATTAATTTTAAGTGACCCGCGATTACATGAAGGCGTGAAATTGggttttaattttaattaggtCGCAGGTAGCACGATGACGGATTGTTCACTGAGCAAAGTGGTGTGGTGCAGTACGAATGCATGGTACAGTAACGACCAAAAGAGGTGATCCATCGTGCTAGTTAGGTGCGATAAGAAAATATCCAAACAAACTCCGATCCCTTGCGAGCACGCAAACGTCATGCTCGCAGTTACGGCACCTCCGTCCTCGCATGCTTAAATTAGGATGTGAAAATGACAGGACGATCGAGCTCCAATGAACGGCATATATCCGATCCTCGGGCATAACTATAACTAGTCCCCTctcttagttttattttttttaaaaagagttACTAGCCCCGTCTCGTCCACTACC
The nucleotide sequence above comes from Panicum virgatum strain AP13 chromosome 3K, P.virgatum_v5, whole genome shotgun sequence. Encoded proteins:
- the LOC120696706 gene encoding AT-hook motif nuclear-localized protein 7-like, with translation MEGREGIAVAGGHESGHGLLRADITMAEAQEAAAKGYQSSPSPSTSPTPSPPPAEAGHGGDGTATPLAWSLGGDKPSEAAGDNGMQTAGQSEHANLSSGRRRGRPRGSGRRQILATLGEWYALSAGGSFTPHVIIVGTGEDVAARIMSFSQKGPRSICILSANGTISNVTLRQPDSSGSTFTYEGRFEILQLMGSFTMAEEGRRRTGGLSVSLAGPDGRVVGGVVAGMLRAASPIQVVVGSFLPNSLKQHQRRMNLQQQASVPALPAPVAPPPVLTAAMPISQAAPGNGFHAPPASAVPPQPHANAEHGAMYLNTTGFTMVGWAASSQPVAHRASPSPDINVSLTPKE
- the LOC120696709 gene encoding uncharacterized protein LOC120696709, translating into MAYMRVTHRDEEGKKVTEKLPVPETRRPDTAKYFERKLEEQGFHRFERHPANAPRGVGIGTPPPKSGRGGKYTWEGPGGLVEDELDPAPPAIDPNDPNYEDDDGAQDEVAKEVVVGEVEVAKVAEERDGVARVDVAPPLLQEQHTQ
- the LOC120696710 gene encoding DEAD-box ATP-dependent RNA helicase 40 yields the protein MAKGDDALARKRNRVRRKRLRSSENAVSARVAAIIASKRRRKSGKRRGCEGMCFSLPTPEDPFNERHGKKRKDEEPTDDTPDAAVVAKDDGPKKKDANTKKQPPAKAKSKAMRERATEPEEGRVDFDRPSKFLVVCLNAIRDTVAPEDGGGSIHGAGDWGVELWRCFSAPAPSDVLDTSGSCATVEQTAWLVSTACDIVVRKERLGMVVSCPFLLYLVPSQEKAARVRSICKPLKPLGIHSVSLHPGASIEHQISGLKTCEPEFLIATPERLLELVSLKAIDISSVSMMVIDGLKYFLDLGVSDKIFSIRDAISSNFQITVFTDPSDKSVATMAKNLLRGRITKLFINNSVSSRSAFVTQQVHFCPSVELKTSKVKEILEQILQRHAKKSSKVLLVAASKKNAQHLSSSLKLENCTVTDDSHGNSFTICSSVGLMNVHVKDRENMAMTDVEEFETVLLVDLPPSVDEYIEILTGVAPQTIGGEVHSIFCSTDAPAAKPLAELLANCRQVVPEFLKKMESS